A region from the Pithys albifrons albifrons isolate INPA30051 chromosome Z, PitAlb_v1, whole genome shotgun sequence genome encodes:
- the RNF170 gene encoding E3 ubiquitin-protein ligase RNF170 isoform X3 yields MSCPVCLQQATFPIETNCGHLFCGSCIIAYWRYGSWLGAIRCPICRQTVTLFLPLFGEDQQGANQVFQDVNDYNRRFSGEPRSIMERIMDLPTLLRHAFREMFSVGGLFWMFRIRIFLCLIGALLYLASPLDFLPEALFGILGFLDDFFVIFLLLIYISIMYREVVTQRLNR; encoded by the exons ATGTCCTGTCCGGTCTGTTTGCAACAGGCTACATTTCCTATAGAAACAAACTGTGGACATCTCTTCTGTG GTTCCTGCATTATTGCCTACTGGAGGTATGGCTCGTGGCTCGGTGCCATCCGTTGTCCAATCTGCAGACAGACG GTAACATTGTTTTTACCACTCTTTGGTGAAGATCAGCAGGGTGCAAACCAAGTGTTTCAAGATGTTAATGATTACAATCGGAGattctctggagagcccagatCT attaTGGAAAGAATTATGGATCTGCCCACTTTATTGCGACATGCTTTCAGGGAGATGTTTTCTGTTGGAGGCCTCTTCTGGATGTTTCGCATCAGGATATTCCTCTGCTTAATTGGAGCCTTGCTCTACCTGGCGTCTCCTCTGGATTTTCTTCCTGAAGCACtctttggaattctggggttCTTGGATgatttctttgtcatttttcttctgctgataTATATCTCTATCATGTACCGAGAAGTGGTAACACAGCGTCTGAATAGATGA